The Sediminicola sp. YIK13 genomic sequence ATCAAGCTGCTACCATTGGCGCCAGTGATGGGCCACGGGGCTATAGGAACCAGCGTTTTGCAGGTAAAACATCTTACTATCAGAACACAGATATCCGTTTTAGTCTAAGGAAAATGAAGACTGGCTTATTGCCCCTTGCCATGGGTATTTATGGCGGATTTGATTATGGTAGGGTCTGGGTTCCAGGTGATGATTCCAATACTTGGCATACCTCTTATGGAGGAGGCTTTTTCTTTAATGGTGCAGATCTGATGTCCGTTAAATTGGCTCTTTTCCAAGGCGATGAAGGACCTCGCTTTTCCTTTGGCCTAGGTTTTGGATTCTAAGGAGTTGGATATAATTTGAACGTATTAATTGCGGCACAGATTAGTGCTTCAATTCGTAGGAATACAAATTTTGTCCGGTATCGGCTCTTTCCTCATCCGTTAGGAGCAAAGAGGTGTTGGAATTGGCTTTGAAGGCAACAGCTTCCAGCTGTGTGGTGGCTTTTAAATCTATGGTCTCCATGTTTCCCTTGGTAAAATTATCCCAGGTAAAATTGGTAAATACCCATAATTTCCCATACCCCAACAGAACAATTTTTTTGCCGTCAGGGGATATGTCCGCCGAAGTAATAATGCAGGTATTAGGCTCATTGCAGGTATTGAAGGAGCCTATAAATTCGGCCTTATAATTGCCTTTTTGCGCGGGAACCTTATAGATCCTGGCCTCTCCATTAAAAGGTCTGCTTCTGTTCTTGGTGATGAGGTAAAGAAATTTGTTGTGATAGAAGATCGCCTCGCAATCATACACCTTTTCCTCTTTTTTAGGGGTGAAATCTTTTAGGTCCGAAAAGTAAAATTCAATTTTTTCGGCATCTATCTTGTCCCCGGGTTCAATTTCCGGATTGGGTACTTTATAGATTACCAGATCTTTCCGTTCACCGTTGTTATTCCCTGTGTCCGCAATATAAACATTGCCTTGGTCATCTTTGGCAAGGTCTTCCCAATCCTCGTTCTTTCCGTTCTTGACCTTTAGTTCCTTGAGCAGATTCCCCTCAAAATCTACCTGGTACAATTCGTCCTCATTGCCATGATCCTCAATGGTCCAAACGCTTGCGTTGTCCATCTGTACCAGCCCGGAGCTTTCACTGATTTTATGGGGCAGTTTGGCTATAAAGGTCAACTGTCCATAGTTGGAACAGCTCGTAAACAAAACAATTAGGAAAAGGGCAGCAAATCTTGTCATACTATCAAAGCTAGGATTATTTTAGGAGGCTTCAAGGGAATTTGTCGGAAAGGGTTAAGATTTAACTCCATTTTATAAAAAATAGGATTTCTTTAATAGTTGAATTTCTAGAATACAATTAGAAATAGCGTTTTATAAGGGTCAGGGGCTAAAATGTTATTATTCTGGATACTTTCGGGCTAAACCATCATATGTGTAAAAAATCCAATATATTTATGCGGAATAATCAAACCACTTTAATTAACTCGTACTTATGATTGGAATATTATCTTTTGTTGGCTTCACTGCATTGGTAGGTATAATATCCTATTATGCCACAAGGAAAACAGATGAAGGTTCATCTGATGGTTATTTTTTAGGAGGCAGAAGTCTAACGGCAGGCGTTATAGCGGGTTCTCTTTTACTTACAAACCTATCTACAGAACAAATTGTTGGATTAAACGGAAGTGCCTACACGGACGGATTATCCGTGATGGCTTGGGAAACCTTGGCGGCGATTGCCATGGTAATAACAGCTGTATTTTTATTGCCCAGATACCTAAAGGGTGGTTTGACCACTGTACCCCAGTTTTTGGCCAAAAGGTTTGATGTCAGCACCAAAACAATTACTTCGGGATTATTTTTAACAGGGTACGTAGTGGTGTTGTTACCGGTAATTCTTTATTCTGGTTCGGTGGCCATTAGCGGGATGTTCGATGTGCCTACTTTGTTGGGCGTATCAGATTCAACAGCCTTGGTCATCTGTATTTGGGGAATTGGGATCATAGGTTCCATTTATGCGGTATTTGGTGGCTTAAAAGCGGTGGCGGTTTCAGATTCGATCAATGCCATAGGATTGCTTACGGGAGGTTTCTTGATCCCAATATTTGGATTGATGGCCATAGGGGACGGCAGTGTTCTGGATGGATTAAATTTATTGATGACTACAGAGCCTGAAAGATTTGATTCTACGGGAAATACCGGACAAGAGGTGCCATTTTCTACCATTTTCACGGGGATGATGCTGGTGCAATTGTTCTATTGGGGAACAAACCAGCAGATCATTCAACGTGCTTTGGGCGCCAAAAACTTGGCCGAAGGGCAGAAAGGGTTGTTATTGGCAGCCTTTTTTAAGATTTTGGGGCCGTTAATTCTGGTATTGCCGGGAATGATCGCCTATCATTATTTTGAAGGCGGATTAGCTTCCAGTGATCTGGCATATCCAGAATTGGTGAGGGCAGTATTGCCAAAACCTATGGTAGGATTTTTCGCTGCAGTACTCTTTGGGGCCATATTGAGTTCCTTTAATAGTGTGCTCAACAGTTCGGTTACCTTATTTGGGATTGATATCTATAAACAACACATAAATAAAGAGGCTCCTGAAAGAACCGTTGTAAAATACGGAAAGATTTTTGGGGTTATCCTGGCCCTGGCGGCTATGTTCATCGCTCCGTTGATTGCCAATGCGGGGAGTCTGTTCAATTACTTACAGGAAATAAATGGGATCTACAGTATTCCAATTTTTACCATCATCGTAGTGGGATACTTGACCAAAAGGGTGCCTGCCATTGCGGCAAAAATTGGTATTTTTTCGGGTTCCTTTTTATATATAATTAGTCAGTTTTGGCTTGGTCCCAATATGAAGGAAAGCGCAGTCGCAGCCGCAAAAGCAGCTGGGGTTACGGATCCTGCTGCCCTAAAATTAGTGGAAGCAGATGCCTACCCACACTATTTGCACGTGATGGCCATTCTGTTTGTCTCGAACATGGTGATCATGTTGATCATTGGGTATTTCAAACCAAGGGCAACTCCCTTTGAGCTGGAGTATACCAAACAAGTGGATATTGTTCCCTACAAGCACATAAAAATCGTAGGTATAGCTATTATTGCCATAGTGGTAAGTATTTATATCTACTTTGCGAAGTAAGGATTACCTCAACAATAGCATCAGTTAAGGTGATTTAGGAATTATATAAAAAGCCATCAGGATAGCCCTGGTGGCTTTTTTTTTGGATAGAAATCAATTAAGTCAACTGAAGGGTTGTCCTGTGCAAATGACCGTTGGCCTATAGAAAAATTCCACTCAGCATACCTGGAAACTTGTAGTTTTCTTAGCTCAGTATTTTTGGGTATTACTAAAAATTAGGCACCCATGAAAACAAGTAAAAGAAACAAAAGATACGCTGGCTATATAGAAGTAAACGGTCCAATCAGAAAAAAATACCGCATATGCAATGTATTTCTTACCAAAGAGGCTCTTGTACTCACTACGGTAACTCCTATAGCCTAGTTTGATAAGAATGAGCGCACATAAAGCGACACGTTACAATTAGATTGATCTAAAGATTTTTTATCTGCAGTTGATGAAAGGCATCTGCTTGGACCTTCAGGAGTTCCTCTGCTTTTTGCTTTTTGTACCTGTAAATTTCATCTTCCCTGGTAAGATCGTCATAGACCTGTTTATTGAGCGCAGAGTCGGTATTGAAAAGTAATTCACGTTGGGCAACCTTTTGGCTGGCCCAAGTTTTAACTGCACTTTCCTCGTCCTCCAATTTATAGTCGTAAGGTCCCCTTGGCGAGAGGAGTTTTACAATGATGGGAGAGGTCTCAATGGCCAAGAACAAAAGAAATATAAAAAACGAGGGAAACCAGGGGAGTTTGTCCAGGGCACTGATACGCGCCATGAGTCCGTCGAAGCCATCTATGATAGGCTGTGAGCCGTTTACCTGTTTGGTATAGTCGCCTTCAAGACCGCTAATTTGGGTTTCGAGGTCGCTTATTTTTTGGGCGTTATCTCCTTTTAATTGCTGCAATTCCGCAAGGGCGGCATCGTGCTTCTCTCTCTTCTCTTTATATACGGGGCCTTTTCCCAAAAGTTTGGTGCCCGCAGTGCCTTCCGCCTCTGAAATATAAGTATCGTATAGGGCGTTGGTTTCTGTTTCCTTTAGGGCGACTTCATTTTTTAGGCCGACAATATTTTGTTGTAGCTCGGCTATTTTGGGATTGTACTGAAGCGCTATCTGGTCTTTATTGGAAAGGGTCAGTTCATTTTTTTGTTCCAAGAGCACCTGGTTGATCTCTTTTTCAAAGATTTTCATTTCCAAGGGCTTGGAGATGACCACAGCAATGATAATGGCCAATAGTATTCTTGGGGTAGCCTGTAAGAATTCGTTTTTTAGGCTACCGGTCTTTTTTATGGTGGAGACAATAAAGCGATCCAGGTTAAAGATGAGCAAACCCCAAATGAGTCCAAAGCCGATGGACATATAGATGTTGTCAAAAACGGTATAAAGGGCATAGCTGCTGGCTACAAAGGCCATGACCGCGGTAAAGAATACCGTGGCGCCTATGCCTGCATATTTATTTTGTTCCCCAGGGGAGCACGTTTTTAGAATGGAGGCATCGGCCCCCGAACAGAGAATAAAGAAGGATTGTAACATAGTGTTCTGATTTGATTGATGTTCATATAGGTGGTTAGAACGTAAATATTGTTGATTTGTTACAAAAAAAGCCTTCAAAATGAAGGCTTTAACGTTTGTTGTAGTGTTTTGTTGTCCCTCGGGTGAGGTTGAGGGGTTGTTGATCATTGTTTATTTAGGTTTCGAGTACGCTCGAACTGATGATTGTCCCCTCGAGCGGAGTCGAGAGGTTTTGGACAATTGATGTGTGCGAAAGGATTTTTTTGATTTCATGGTTACTGTCACGTAGTTCTCGACTGCGCTCGAACTGACAGTAGCAGTGTTTTGTATGCCTTGGTTTCGACTGCGCACAACCTGGCAGTATAAGTCAATGTTTTATTGAGAAAGTATTGTCCCCTCGAGCGGAGTCGAGAGGTCATGGACAATTGGTGTGTGCGAAATTATTTTATTGATTTCATGGTTACTGTCACGTAGTTCTCGACTGCGCTCGAACTGACAGTAAGAATGTTTTGTTGGCTTGGTTTCGACTTCGCACAATCTGGCAGTATAAGTCAATGTTTTATTGAGAAAGTATTGTCCCCTCGAGCGGAGTCGAGAGGTCTTGGACAATTGGTGTAGTTCGAAAATATTTTTTTTGATTTCATGGTTACTGTCACGTAGTTCTCGACTGCGCTCGAACTGACAGTATCAACCATTATTTTGTTTAGGCAGTATTGTCCCCTCGAGCGGAGTCGAGAGGTCTTGGACAATTGGTGTAGTTCGAAAATATTTTTTTTGATTTCATGGTTATTGTCACGTAGTTCTCGACTGCGCTCGAACTGACAGTATCAACCATTGTTTTGTTTAGGCAGCATTGTCCCCTCGAGCGGAGTCGAGAGGTCATGGACAATAGATGTGGTGCGAAATGATTTTATTGATTACAGGTTTGCTGTCACGTAGTTCTCGACTGCGCTCGAACTGACAGTTTCAACCATTGTTTTGTTTAGGCAGTATTGTCCCCTCGAGCGGAGTCGAGAGGTTTTGATACTGCTTAGTTTTTCTTTGTCTTGGTAGTGATCTTCACCATTGGCGGCTCAGAATCTACCCCTTCAATATTGATATTAATATCCTTGTTCTTCTCAGCTATTTTAAGAGCCTCCTCGGAAGAAATAGGATTTCCGTTCATATAGAATTTTGCACCTTCTTCGGCCAATTTGGCTAAGTGTTTGGATGGTGGCATTGGAGGTGGAGGGGGTGCCACAGTGTCTTCATCCGCAATTACAATGATCTCTACCAATTCGCCATCCTCGATCATATGATCATACACAAGGCCAGGATTTCCTTTTTTATAATTTTTCACGGCCTTTTCATACGCAAGCCTATCTGCTTCCGGGACATCTGCCGGGATTGGTGGTGGGGGTGGCAACGCCGAATTTTTGATCACCTTTGGAGCCGCTGCTGGCGGTGGCGGGGGAGGAAAATTTGGAAACGGTTCTGCCGACGCCTTTTGTTCTGTGGTCATACGATCGTAAAGCTGCTTTAAGCGTCTCATGTCCTTTGTTTTGATGACGTACTTTCCTTTTGTTTGGGAATTGTACTTACTGGCCAAGGCGTTGTATTCTTTGATCTCTGCCTTAGTAGCACCTTTTTCTTGGGCGAGGGCTTCGTTCCCCAAAATATTTATGATGGCTACCCCATAGTCCGTCAATATAGCTTCCACTTGTTGAATGACTTTTTTAGGGGTGTCCTTATCTATGGTGATAAAAGATCGGACGGTTTGTGACCGTTGTTCCTTGGTAAGATCCTGGTTGTATTTTGATAGTATAGTACTCAGATCTTCTATTTTCACCAAGGACAATTTAACTAAGAGCTGCCCATGTCGGTTGATATTAATTTCAATGTCCTCCGTAACAATGATGGAGTCATCCGCTATTATATCCGATTGTGTTGTTGCCTTTGAACTATTGGTATGCTGTTCCAATTCCACAATTTCTTTGTCGCTAAAACTATAGAGCAATAGTGCCAATAAAGGCAGCAGCAATAGACTTTTGAGCCATAGGGCTTTTTTGGAGGTGTGTGTTTTCATGATGATGATTCGTTTTTTGATTGATGAATAATTGATTGAATTTGATAAAATAGGTTCTGGAATATCTGGTGAAGAAAATGCCAGTACTATTTTTTGATAGGTAGAGGTGGTGACCCCTTTGTTCAAGACAGCCTCGTCTGCCAGGAATTCGTGGTTCAATTTTATAAAATGCTTGGCAATATAGATCAGGGGATGGAACCACAAAACAATCTGCAGGAGTTCTAGTAGTAGAATATCCAGACTGTGCTTTTGTTTGGCGTGGGTCTCCTCGTGCCAGAAAACTTCTTGTGGGATTTGGTGGGACTTGTATTTCTTTTTATTGAAAAAGACATAGCTGAAAAAGGTATGTGGGGCTATTGGATCTTGCAGTAATACATGTTGGCAGGGGCCCGATTTTTCTTTTGGATTATTTCTGATCCTTTTGATGACCCCTGATAGGTTGATTACAAACTTAATGGTGAACAAGGCCACCCCAAGTCCATAGAGGCTCCATAGGATATAGGGAAAATAAGTAATGGGTTCATTTATGAGCGTGGAATTTTGCCCTAAAGTTGAAGCCTGAGCAATTTCTGTAATGAGGGTTTGTGGTTCCATCAAAACATATTCGGTGAAAGTGATGGCCGGAATGCCCATGGCCATGAGAAATGCGGCCAACAAATAAAATCGTTTGAATTGATGCATAGTGGCCTGTTCCAAAAAGACCTTGTAGAACACCAAGAAAATGGCCAGAAGTGCGCTAAATTTTAAGAGATAGATCCACATAGTTATTTCTTTTTAAGTTCTACATCAATGATGGCCTTAAGATCTTCCAGCTCTTCTTTGGTGAGGTCCGTTTCCTTGGTAAAAAAGGAGGCGAACTGGGAAGCGCTATCATTGAAAAAGTTTTTGATAAGGCCATTGACATGCTTGGAGAAGTAGTCTTTCTTTTTCACCAAGGGGTAATACTCCCTGGAGTTGCCAAACAAATTGTAGGATACAAACCCTTTATCCTTCATGCGCTTTAGTAGGGTAGCTACAGTGGTGGTTGCCGGTTTGGGTTCCGGGTAGGCCTCCAAAAGGTCTTTCATAAAAGCCTTTTCCAGTTTCCATAGATGGTTCATTAGTTCTTCTTCGGATTTTGAAAGCTGCATGGTCTACAATATTAGAATGTACTCTACAAACATAGAACATATATTTTAATTCTACAAGTGTAGAGTAATAATAAATTTAAAAGCGTTAGCTATTGCAGTGGCATCCTTTTAATAAGGGACGGTTCGGACTTACGCTTTTTGGTAAGCCTATTATTAAAAGATATAGCGGAAAGAGCGACCCGCAGGGGAACGCCCCAAGAGGGAAGCAGCGTAGTTGTCACTTGTCCCCTCGAGCGGAGTTGAGAGGTTAATTACTTCCGACTCCGCCCATTGGAACAGTATATTTTATTTGGAAAGCTCCGTAAAATGTTTGTAAAAATGAGGAATGGTCTCTATTCCCTTTAGGTAGTTCCACACCCCAAAATGCTCATTGGGCGAATGTATGGCGTCACTATCCAGGCCAAATCCCATAAGGATGGTCTTGCTGTCCAATTCTTTTTCGAAGAGGGAAACAATGGGGATACTCCCGCCACTGCGCTGTGGAATGGGCGTTTTCCCAAAGGTGGCCTCATAGGCCTTGGATGCTGCCTTATAGCCGATATGGTCAATGGGGGTTACATAGCCCTGCCCGCCATGGTGGGGCGTAACCTTCACCGTAACTCCGGAAGGGGCGATGCTTTCAAAATGGGTCTTGAACAGTTGGGTGATCTCCTTCCAATCCTGGTTGGGGACCAAACGCATGGAAATTTTGGCATAGGCCTTACTGGCAATTACGGTTTTGGCACCGGCGCCAATATAGCCGCCCCAGATTCCGTTGACATCCAGGGTTGGACGGATGGAGTTGCGTTCATTGGTGGTATATCCTTTTTCTCCGTAAACAGAGGCTATTTGCAGGGCACTCTGGTAGTTATCCAGGTCAAAGGGAGCCTTGGCCATTTCGGCACGCTCGGCTGTGGAGAGCTCCTCTACCTTATCGTAGAATCCCGGAATGGTAATATGGTTGTTTTCATCGTGAAGGGAGGAGATCATCTTGGTCAGCACATTGATCGGATTGGCCACTGCACCTCCATAAAGTCCAGAATGCAAGTCCCTATTGGGGCCGGTTACTTCCACTTCCACATAGCTGAGACCTCTAAGTCCCGTGGTGATGGATGGGACGTCCTTGGCGATCATTCCGGTATCTGAAATAAGGATGATGTCATTGGCAAGTTTCTCCTTGTTGTTGGCCACAAATTCCGAGAGGTTTTCACTGCCTACCTCTTCTTCCCCTTCTATCATGAATTTTACATTGCACGGTAGCTGGTTGTTCTTCACCATATATTCCAGTGCTTTTACGTGCATGTACATTTGTCCCTTATCATCGCAGGCACCTCTTGCGAAGATGGCTCCGTCTGGATGAAGTTCCGTATTTTTTATGACGGGCTCAAAAGGAGGGGAGTCCCATAGTTCAACCGGATCTGGGGGTTGTACATCATAATGTCCATAAACCAGGACCGTGGGCAAGGTGGGGTCAATTATTTTTTCACCGTACACAATGGGGTAACCCTTGGTCTCACAGATTTCCACGGTATCACAGCCCGCCTCTAAAAGGGAGTTTTTTACGGAAGCCGCTGCATCCATAACATCTTGGGAATAAGCGGGATCGGCACTGACCGATGGGATTTTTAGGAGTTGGATTAGCTCATTGATAAAGCGTTCTTTATTTTGGGCAACGTAAGCTGATATGTCTTGCATAGAATGTTTTAATAAGGCATAAAAATACAAAAAAGAACTTTTTATTGAGGAAGTATTTCATAATACAAAATTTGCTTTATATTTGCAGTCCTTTTAAAGGTGAGGTTGTCCCGATTGCTATTGGAATAATCTTAAAAGGATGTAAAAATCCGGCTTTTTTAAGGAGGTATTGAAATGCAGGCGTGGTGGAATTGGTAGACACGCTAGACTTAGGATCTAGTGCCGTGAGGTGTGAGAGTTCGAGTCTCTCCGCCTGTACTTAAAGGAAAAGCCGACTCTTGGGAGTCGGCTTTTTTATTGCGGGGTAACACATGGGTAACACATTTCTTGTTTTTTGAAAAAAGGTTTTAATACAATCCTTCCCTTTGATTAAAAATTAGTTACCACTCACCATATCTTTTGGTGAAGTTTAATTTAGGTCCATCAGAGAAAGAGGCTCCATGTTTTTATATTAAAATTATTGATAATCAATATTTTATGAAAATACGAACCGAATTACTCACCCATTTTAGTGAAGTACTTGCGTTGAGAAAGTCAATTATTCTATTTTCAATGGTTCTTCAATATTCTGTAGTCTTTTTGTAATGGAATACAGTTGTTTATTCTCAGTTTCAAGCTGTTGAATTTTTTTCTCTTGCTGAATGGTATACAACATTAATTCTTCTATTTTTTGCAATAATTTGGCATCCATTGCTCCGAGAAAAATTCCATTTTTTTCAATTTCCTTGGCACTTGGAATATCCTTTAAATGACCATATTTCTTTATATGATGCTCTACTTCTTCTAATGTAGGTAGGTGGTAGTTTTGTTCAAAAACAAAGTCCGACCACCCTATAGCTTCCACCTTAATTTCCCTTGCTCCTATTGATCCCTCTACTGCCAATTTATGGGTACCTGTAGATGTTGTCCCTATTCCAACATTGGCTGCAAATGTATTCAACCTTATATCTCCATTTCTTTTTACTATGAAAGGCATTTTATTTACAGTATTGGTATAAACGTAAAAATCCCCTTCATTTAAGCCGTAATAGGTATTGTTACTATGCGAAACCCCAAGTCTAATTT encodes the following:
- a CDS encoding BlaI/MecI/CopY family transcriptional regulator, which translates into the protein MQLSKSEEELMNHLWKLEKAFMKDLLEAYPEPKPATTTVATLLKRMKDKGFVSYNLFGNSREYYPLVKKKDYFSKHVNGLIKNFFNDSASQFASFFTKETDLTKEELEDLKAIIDVELKKK
- a CDS encoding solute:sodium symporter family transporter — encoded protein: MIGILSFVGFTALVGIISYYATRKTDEGSSDGYFLGGRSLTAGVIAGSLLLTNLSTEQIVGLNGSAYTDGLSVMAWETLAAIAMVITAVFLLPRYLKGGLTTVPQFLAKRFDVSTKTITSGLFLTGYVVVLLPVILYSGSVAISGMFDVPTLLGVSDSTALVICIWGIGIIGSIYAVFGGLKAVAVSDSINAIGLLTGGFLIPIFGLMAIGDGSVLDGLNLLMTTEPERFDSTGNTGQEVPFSTIFTGMMLVQLFYWGTNQQIIQRALGAKNLAEGQKGLLLAAFFKILGPLILVLPGMIAYHYFEGGLASSDLAYPELVRAVLPKPMVGFFAAVLFGAILSSFNSVLNSSVTLFGIDIYKQHINKEAPERTVVKYGKIFGVILALAAMFIAPLIANAGSLFNYLQEINGIYSIPIFTIIVVGYLTKRVPAIAAKIGIFSGSFLYIISQFWLGPNMKESAVAAAKAAGVTDPAALKLVEADAYPHYLHVMAILFVSNMVIMLIIGYFKPRATPFELEYTKQVDIVPYKHIKIVGIAIIAIVVSIYIYFAK
- a CDS encoding M56 family metallopeptidase, with translation MWIYLLKFSALLAIFLVFYKVFLEQATMHQFKRFYLLAAFLMAMGIPAITFTEYVLMEPQTLITEIAQASTLGQNSTLINEPITYFPYILWSLYGLGVALFTIKFVINLSGVIKRIRNNPKEKSGPCQHVLLQDPIAPHTFFSYVFFNKKKYKSHQIPQEVFWHEETHAKQKHSLDILLLELLQIVLWFHPLIYIAKHFIKLNHEFLADEAVLNKGVTTSTYQKIVLAFSSPDIPEPILSNSINYSSIKKRIIIMKTHTSKKALWLKSLLLLPLLALLLYSFSDKEIVELEQHTNSSKATTQSDIIADDSIIVTEDIEININRHGQLLVKLSLVKIEDLSTILSKYNQDLTKEQRSQTVRSFITIDKDTPKKVIQQVEAILTDYGVAIINILGNEALAQEKGATKAEIKEYNALASKYNSQTKGKYVIKTKDMRRLKQLYDRMTTEQKASAEPFPNFPPPPPPAAAPKVIKNSALPPPPPIPADVPEADRLAYEKAVKNYKKGNPGLVYDHMIEDGELVEIIVIADEDTVAPPPPPMPPSKHLAKLAEEGAKFYMNGNPISSEEALKIAEKNKDININIEGVDSEPPMVKITTKTKKN
- a CDS encoding dipeptidase, translating into MQDISAYVAQNKERFINELIQLLKIPSVSADPAYSQDVMDAAASVKNSLLEAGCDTVEICETKGYPIVYGEKIIDPTLPTVLVYGHYDVQPPDPVELWDSPPFEPVIKNTELHPDGAIFARGACDDKGQMYMHVKALEYMVKNNQLPCNVKFMIEGEEEVGSENLSEFVANNKEKLANDIILISDTGMIAKDVPSITTGLRGLSYVEVEVTGPNRDLHSGLYGGAVANPINVLTKMISSLHDENNHITIPGFYDKVEELSTAERAEMAKAPFDLDNYQSALQIASVYGEKGYTTNERNSIRPTLDVNGIWGGYIGAGAKTVIASKAYAKISMRLVPNQDWKEITQLFKTHFESIAPSGVTVKVTPHHGGQGYVTPIDHIGYKAASKAYEATFGKTPIPQRSGGSIPIVSLFEKELDSKTILMGFGLDSDAIHSPNEHFGVWNYLKGIETIPHFYKHFTELSK
- a CDS encoding DUF4407 domain-containing protein; its protein translation is MLQSFFILCSGADASILKTCSPGEQNKYAGIGATVFFTAVMAFVASSYALYTVFDNIYMSIGFGLIWGLLIFNLDRFIVSTIKKTGSLKNEFLQATPRILLAIIIAVVISKPLEMKIFEKEINQVLLEQKNELTLSNKDQIALQYNPKIAELQQNIVGLKNEVALKETETNALYDTYISEAEGTAGTKLLGKGPVYKEKREKHDAALAELQQLKGDNAQKISDLETQISGLEGDYTKQVNGSQPIIDGFDGLMARISALDKLPWFPSFFIFLLFLAIETSPIIVKLLSPRGPYDYKLEDEESAVKTWASQKVAQRELLFNTDSALNKQVYDDLTREDEIYRYKKQKAEELLKVQADAFHQLQIKNL